One window of the Glycocaulis alkaliphilus genome contains the following:
- a CDS encoding glycosyltransferase family 9 protein, translated as MIEHEPPKEQVLVVHEGDLRATVRMMAAARLIREHHRKARITFLTTPEYEGLVKYCPYFNAVETTLRETAKKGFIERVKLARASKFDFVYDLCASDAARKLKGAMRLSRGQWIDSAPDPKSPDHPSEQIADQLGRAGIGRTGHRLGEAPPPMLDWVDFVAKRSRTLEPAYFGLQDRYALFAPAGDEFQPAFRWPKERWASLAHALKEQGVEPVIVGGPSAREIGRYIAHVTPGARDLTGRANLVQLAGLGRKASFSFGEDVDLLHLLVAAGSSAVMFHPGAEAPHMASPRGPESVILMHAPTLAQISVAEAVQSMRVAGGFARSPEAA; from the coding sequence ATGATTGAGCACGAGCCGCCCAAGGAACAGGTACTGGTCGTCCATGAAGGCGATCTGCGCGCCACCGTGCGCATGATGGCGGCTGCGCGCCTGATCCGTGAGCATCACCGCAAGGCGCGCATCACGTTTCTCACCACGCCCGAGTATGAGGGCCTGGTGAAGTATTGCCCCTATTTCAACGCTGTCGAGACCACGCTTCGCGAAACGGCTAAGAAAGGCTTTATCGAGCGCGTAAAGCTCGCCCGCGCCTCGAAGTTCGATTTTGTCTATGATCTGTGCGCGTCGGACGCCGCCCGCAAGCTGAAAGGCGCGATGCGCCTGTCGCGCGGCCAGTGGATTGATAGCGCGCCAGATCCGAAATCGCCTGACCACCCGTCAGAGCAGATCGCTGACCAGCTTGGCCGCGCAGGCATAGGCCGCACAGGACATCGTCTGGGCGAGGCACCGCCCCCCATGCTGGACTGGGTTGATTTCGTCGCCAAGCGCTCGCGCACGCTCGAGCCAGCCTATTTCGGCCTGCAGGATCGTTACGCTCTCTTTGCGCCTGCCGGCGATGAATTCCAGCCCGCCTTCCGCTGGCCTAAGGAGCGCTGGGCGTCCCTGGCGCACGCGCTGAAGGAACAGGGCGTCGAGCCGGTCATCGTGGGCGGCCCGTCTGCGCGCGAGATTGGCCGCTATATCGCGCACGTCACACCGGGCGCGCGCGATCTTACAGGCCGCGCCAATCTGGTGCAGCTTGCCGGTCTGGGCCGCAAGGCCAGCTTTTCCTTTGGCGAAGATGTGGATCTTTTGCATCTTCTCGTGGCCGCCGGTTCGTCTGCTGTGATGTTCCATCCCGGCGCGGAGGCACCCCACATGGCCTCTCCGCGGGGTCCGGAAAGCGTAATTCTCATGCACGCTCCGACACTTGCGCAAATTTCGGTTGCCGAAGCCGTGCAGTCCATGCGCGTTGCGGGCGGCTTTGCCCGTAGCCCCGAAGCGGCCTGA
- the infC gene encoding translation initiation factor IF-3: MARRPHAAPPVKKDGPRINGEIRVPRVLLIDENGEKQGEMPIEAALDAAAEAGLDLIEVSPTANPPVCKLADFGKLKYAEQKKKAEARKKQKTQDIKEIKMRPNIDTHDYEVKTKSMRRFFEDGDKVKITLRFRGREMAHQDRGMVIFDRVKADFGDIAKVEFEPKLEGRQMIMVMAPR; this comes from the coding sequence ATAGCCCGACGCCCCCACGCCGCGCCGCCCGTCAAGAAGGATGGGCCGCGCATCAATGGAGAAATCCGCGTTCCGCGGGTGCTCCTGATTGACGAGAATGGCGAGAAGCAAGGTGAGATGCCGATCGAAGCCGCGCTCGATGCTGCGGCCGAGGCCGGACTCGACCTTATCGAAGTGTCACCGACCGCCAACCCGCCTGTCTGCAAGCTGGCCGATTTCGGCAAGCTGAAATACGCTGAGCAGAAGAAGAAGGCGGAAGCCCGCAAGAAGCAGAAGACGCAGGACATCAAAGAGATAAAGATGCGTCCCAATATCGACACGCACGATTATGAGGTGAAAACCAAATCGATGCGGCGCTTCTTCGAGGATGGCGACAAGGTCAAGATCACCTTGCGTTTCCGGGGCCGGGAGATGGCCCACCAGGATCGCGGCATGGTCATTTTTGACCGCGTGAAGGCCGATTTCGGCGACATCGCGAAAGTCGAGTTCGAACCCAAACTCGAAGGCCGTCAGATGATCATGGTAATGGCGCCGCGCTAG